In one Candidatus Bathyarchaeia archaeon genomic region, the following are encoded:
- a CDS encoding L-threonylcarbamoyladenylate synthase translates to MARVLSGQRAVEEGARILREGGVLIYPTDTVYGLGCDPFRPEAVERVFRIKGERTKPVPILIDDPKRLRGLAEVDEAAEELMRRFWPGPLTLVLRNIGFPPRVTCGGDTVGVRIPDNPIALSLISKGGGFLVGTSANRSGHPPCLTAEEALERLGDEVDLIIDGGRAALAVGSTVVDLSSGEPRLLRPGPVDWEAIRAAMRPAGSADDVGKPT, encoded by the coding sequence ATGGCTAGGGTTCTATCCGGGCAAAGGGCCGTGGAGGAGGGGGCTCGAATATTGAGGGAGGGGGGAGTTTTGATATATCCGACGGATACTGTTTATGGATTGGGTTGCGACCCCTTCAGGCCCGAGGCCGTCGAGAGGGTCTTCAGGATTAAGGGGGAAAGGACCAAACCGGTTCCGATACTTATCGATGATCCCAAAAGGCTTCGCGGGCTGGCAGAGGTGGATGAGGCGGCCGAGGAATTGATGAGGAGGTTCTGGCCCGGCCCGTTGACCCTCGTGCTTCGCAATATTGGATTCCCGCCCCGGGTGACCTGTGGGGGGGACACGGTCGGGGTCAGGATCCCGGACAATCCGATCGCTTTATCCCTCATCTCCAAGGGCGGGGGGTTCTTGGTTGGCACGAGCGCGAACAGGAGCGGCCACCCCCCATGCCTTACGGCGGAGGAGGCCCTCGAAAGGCTCGGGGATGAGGTCGATCTAATAATCGATGGCGGTAGGGCGGCTCTCGCCGTTGGATCAACAGTTGTGGACTTATCCTCGGGAGAGCCGAGGCTCTTGAGGCCCGGCCCAGTGGATTGGGAGGCTATAAGGGCGGCGATGAGGCCGGCGGGATCGGCCGATGATGTGGGCAAGCCAACCTAA
- a CDS encoding DUF4387 domain-containing protein, translated as MAKLIELARVLRSKNAKVLQLTFDIMFDKKENYERVKNSGVLTERLISKLYKVREEDVRIINYDFAMAIKITIPRRYPCGDEMDTDIYGAQQHAPLIDIEIP; from the coding sequence TTGGCCAAATTGATAGAGCTTGCGCGTGTGCTCAGGAGCAAGAACGCCAAGGTCCTCCAGCTTACGTTCGATATAATGTTCGATAAAAAGGAGAACTACGAAAGGGTCAAGAACTCCGGGGTACTCACGGAGAGGCTTATATCAAAGCTCTATAAGGTGAGGGAGGAGGATGTAAGGATAATAAACTACGACTTCGCGATGGCGATAAAGATAACGATACCGAGGAGGTACCCATGTGGAGATGAGATGGATACGGATATATATGGCGCTCAGCAACATGCGCCCTTGATAGATATAGAGATCCCATGA
- a CDS encoding ribosome biogenesis/translation initiation ATPase RLI: protein MPRIAILDRERCKPKDCGRECMRFCPEVRGGVEAVKFPEGEGSQPLIAEALCSGCGICVKKCPFKAISIINLPERLEGECVHRYGPNSFELLRLPEPSEGAITGLIGRNGMGKSTALRILSGELKPNLGDYESPPDWDQIIKRFRGSILQEYFRKLSGGGLKVIRKPQYVDGIRAVVKGRVREVLEGLDEANRLSRIKDELHLGPIYEREVKDLSGGELQRLAIAAALIREADVYIFDEPSSHLDVYQRLEVAKGIRRLAEGGRTVLLAEHDLAMLDYLSDQVCILYGEPGAYGIVSHPKGVRNGINIYLEGFMPDENMRFRDESIKFSPKPPRRAEDLDIPYLQWPRLVKDYGQFRLEVSPGRIFQGEVLGLMGPNGIGKTTFIELLAGLERADVGGSPLEGYELSLKPQYISGLYEGIVGDLIKEALGADPLDLPEAAELVRSLGLDGLMERRAENLSGGELQRLAIAICLLKDAQIYLLDEPCAYLDVEERFSVAKVIRKRVMEAKAFGFVVEHDIILQDLLADRLMIFLGRPGVEGFAGEPQTLKDGMNSFLKDLGVTFRRDPDTGRPRVNKPGSRLDRVQKESGEYYYA, encoded by the coding sequence TTGCCAAGGATAGCGATCCTCGACAGGGAACGGTGCAAGCCGAAGGATTGCGGGCGCGAATGCATGCGCTTCTGCCCCGAGGTCAGGGGAGGCGTTGAGGCCGTTAAGTTCCCGGAGGGCGAGGGGTCCCAACCGCTCATAGCGGAGGCCCTTTGCTCGGGATGCGGGATATGCGTAAAGAAATGCCCATTCAAAGCCATCTCGATAATCAACCTCCCCGAGAGGCTGGAGGGCGAGTGTGTCCATAGATATGGCCCCAATTCCTTTGAGCTCCTACGCCTCCCCGAGCCGAGCGAAGGCGCCATCACGGGGTTGATTGGCAGGAACGGGATGGGGAAGAGCACGGCCCTCAGGATCCTCTCGGGGGAGCTGAAGCCCAACCTCGGGGATTACGAATCCCCTCCGGATTGGGATCAAATAATCAAGAGGTTCAGGGGATCTATTCTTCAGGAATACTTCAGGAAATTAAGCGGCGGGGGGCTGAAGGTCATCAGGAAGCCTCAATATGTGGATGGAATAAGGGCCGTCGTCAAGGGCCGCGTCCGAGAAGTGCTCGAGGGGCTTGATGAGGCGAATAGGCTATCGCGCATAAAGGACGAGCTCCATTTGGGGCCGATATACGAAAGGGAAGTCAAGGACCTGAGCGGGGGGGAGCTCCAAAGGCTCGCGATAGCGGCGGCGTTGATAAGGGAGGCGGATGTATACATATTCGATGAGCCATCGAGCCATCTCGATGTTTACCAAAGGCTTGAGGTTGCCAAAGGGATTAGGAGATTGGCGGAGGGGGGGAGGACCGTGTTGCTAGCCGAGCATGATCTCGCAATGCTGGATTACCTCTCTGACCAAGTTTGCATACTCTACGGTGAGCCGGGCGCCTATGGCATAGTTTCGCATCCGAAAGGCGTCAGGAATGGCATCAACATTTACTTGGAGGGTTTTATGCCGGACGAGAACATGCGTTTCAGGGATGAGTCAATAAAGTTCAGTCCAAAGCCTCCGAGGAGGGCCGAGGATTTGGACATACCATATCTTCAATGGCCAAGGCTTGTGAAGGATTATGGCCAATTCCGCCTTGAGGTCAGTCCCGGGCGCATATTCCAAGGCGAAGTGCTCGGGCTGATGGGCCCAAACGGCATAGGGAAGACCACATTCATAGAGCTATTGGCGGGCCTCGAGCGGGCCGATGTCGGCGGGAGCCCCTTGGAGGGATATGAGCTCAGCCTGAAGCCGCAATATATCTCCGGGCTTTATGAGGGGATCGTCGGGGATCTAATTAAGGAGGCCTTGGGCGCGGATCCTTTGGATCTCCCAGAGGCGGCGGAGCTGGTGAGGTCTTTGGGCTTGGATGGGCTAATGGAGAGGAGGGCCGAGAACCTGAGCGGGGGGGAGCTCCAAAGGCTCGCGATAGCCATTTGTTTGCTCAAGGACGCGCAGATTTACCTCTTGGATGAGCCATGCGCCTATTTGGATGTAGAAGAGAGGTTCTCAGTTGCGAAGGTCATAAGGAAGAGGGTTATGGAGGCGAAGGCCTTCGGGTTCGTCGTCGAGCACGATATAATCCTCCAAGACCTCTTGGCGGATCGGCTCATGATATTTCTCGGGAGGCCGGGGGTGGAAGGATTCGCTGGAGAGCCCCAAACGCTCAAGGATGGGATGAACTCCTTCCTAAAGGACTTGGGCGTGACCTTCCGCAGGGATCCGGATACTGGGAGGCCAAGGGTCAATAAACCGGGCAGCAGGCTCGATAGGGTCCAGAAGGAGTCAGGAGAATACTACTACGCCTAA
- a CDS encoding glycosyltransferase encodes MGAPRISVIVTCFNKARTLEACVSSIYEQAVDGLEVVVVDDGSTDDSLERISKFSNLEGFRLLKLPHNGISVAKNEGIKASNGDIILFLDGDCVLERGSLEKIMEIFGAGDGGLGCVGGEVRALNGSRAMAKTIELLQNEFGRRWPFGANVAFRRRVLEELGGFDPDMEYGEDADFFIRMKKAGYGHIMAKSVSARTENPENLLDLFRQRYRWGKGFGQLIDRHPELFDHRIKFCFALNYAMLASLALSVIHPISLLVFLSLAAMNLLRFLPLAFRVYGISGERSHLALVPLVKATNALAYSLGWLAHIIGRSRRPHRRPYSLPIHWAGPQEPRLSRG; translated from the coding sequence TTGGGCGCTCCTAGGATCTCGGTGATCGTGACATGTTTCAATAAGGCCCGAACCCTAGAGGCTTGCGTATCCTCCATTTATGAGCAGGCGGTGGATGGCCTCGAGGTTGTGGTCGTCGATGACGGCTCCACCGACGACTCCTTAGAGAGGATATCGAAGTTCTCCAACCTAGAGGGTTTCCGGCTCCTCAAGTTGCCCCATAATGGAATATCGGTGGCAAAAAACGAGGGCATCAAAGCCTCGAATGGGGATATAATATTATTCCTCGATGGGGATTGCGTCCTTGAGAGGGGATCCCTAGAGAAGATAATGGAGATCTTTGGGGCCGGGGATGGGGGGCTCGGCTGCGTGGGGGGAGAAGTGAGGGCCTTGAACGGCTCGAGGGCCATGGCCAAGACCATAGAGCTTTTGCAGAACGAATTTGGGAGGAGGTGGCCCTTTGGCGCGAATGTAGCGTTCAGGAGGAGAGTATTGGAGGAACTCGGGGGATTCGACCCCGACATGGAATATGGAGAAGATGCGGATTTCTTCATAAGGATGAAGAAGGCGGGTTATGGGCATATCATGGCGAAATCCGTCTCAGCGAGGACGGAGAACCCCGAGAATCTCCTCGATTTATTCAGGCAACGATATAGATGGGGAAAGGGGTTTGGGCAATTGATCGATCGCCATCCCGAACTCTTCGATCATAGGATCAAGTTCTGCTTCGCCCTAAATTACGCCATGCTGGCATCCCTAGCCCTTTCTGTGATCCATCCGATCTCCCTGCTCGTCTTCCTATCCCTAGCGGCCATGAACCTCCTCCGATTTCTGCCCTTGGCCTTTCGGGTCTATGGAATTTCCGGCGAGCGTTCGCATTTGGCGCTTGTCCCCCTCGTGAAAGCAACTAATGCGCTCGCATATTCCTTAGGTTGGCTTGCCCACATCATCGGCCGATCCCGCCGGCCTCATCGCCGCCCTTATAGCCTCCCAATCCACTGGGCCGGGCCTCAAGAGCCTCGGCTCTCCCGAGGATAA
- a CDS encoding DNA-directed RNA polymerase subunit K produces the protein MSKTSLQIIGPPRLTRFEKARIVGARALQLSMGARPLIDVPSESMSPRDIALLELEEGVLPISIRRVLPDGTSQNIPLKWLLKKRE, from the coding sequence ATGAGCAAAACGAGTTTGCAAATCATCGGGCCTCCGAGGTTGACCCGCTTCGAGAAAGCGAGGATCGTAGGCGCTAGGGCCCTTCAGTTATCAATGGGCGCGCGGCCATTGATAGATGTGCCATCGGAGTCGATGTCCCCAAGGGACATAGCCCTCTTGGAGCTCGAGGAAGGCGTGCTCCCGATCAGCATAAGGAGGGTATTGCCCGACGGCACCAGCCAGAACATACCGCTCAAGTGGTTGCTGAAGAAAAGGGAGTAA